The Topomyia yanbarensis strain Yona2022 chromosome 3, ASM3024719v1, whole genome shotgun sequence nucleotide sequence gagtttttggttttttttgctGCTTCTTCGAACGGTGAGCTCATCTCAACACAATCCACAACAGTGCGGAATACCCAAGATCGACGGTAACGAGTTGATAGTACATGGACAGACTACCTCACCTGGCGACTGGCCGTGGCATGTTGCGCTTTACCACCGCAAAGGGCGTTCTGTTGAATACGCATGTGGAGGAACTATTATCAACGATCAGTACGTCCTGACAGCAGCGCATTGCGTTATGAATATCGCAAATGGATTTCAACTGGCGCCGAACCGGATATTTGTGCGAATGGGTATTCACGATTTGGAATCATTCGATCCGAAGTCGGCACAACAGCATGAAGTAGGAAAAATCCACAAATTCGAAAACTTCACCCGACTGACTGATGACATTGCGTTACTCGAGCTGAGTACGATTATCCGATTCAATCCTTACGTTCAACCGGCTTGTGTTAATCTGGAACCAAACATAACAGGAGAGTTCGGAACAGTTGTTGGTTGGGGACTAACGGAGGATGATGTGACATCAGTTACCTTGAAACAAGCTGAAATGCCGGTTATTGATCCTCTAACGTGTCTGAGAAGTGATCGCGTTCTGTTTGGGCAAACATTAAATGAAGGACTATTCTGCGCGGGTTACACTAACGGAACAAGTGTATGCAATGGTGACAGTGGTGGAGGATTATTCTTTAGAAGAGCTAACACATGGTTTTTGGGAGGAATTGTGTCCTTTTCTCAGACTCGTTCTGGTGGTACGAATTACTGTTATACGAAAGGTTATGGAGCCTTCACACAGGTTCAGAAATACCTCTCCTGGATGAGAGAAATCACGAAAATGCCTCTCGTGCGTGAGTAATCGATTTATTATTTTGGAATGTGTGTTTGTGATTCCATTATTTTTGCAGCTGATAGTGATGTGCGTATTTGTAAACCGGAAGTTCCTGATCCAGCAAAGACATATCCCAATTATTTACCTAGACAATGTGGAGTGTATATTCCCAATCGCATCTTAGGAGGGCAAAACGCACGCGTATTTGAATTCCCTTGGATGGCTATATTACAAACCGACGAAAAGAATTTTCTCTGTCCAGGAACTCTGATTAATAAGCGTTACATCCTTACGGCGGCTCAGTGTATAACGAATCAACTACCGTAAATATTATTTGAGGAAGAAACAAAAACGAATTGATTAGTCAACATACCGGTTATTATATTTGTAGGAAGAAAGCGATTTTAGGAGAGCATACCATTGAACAGGATACGGATTGCAATGGAATGGAGGACTGTGCTCCACCTGTACGACAGTATAAAATTGAGTGTGTCATAACGCATCCAGATTATTCGTGGAGACACAAACAAAACGATATTGCATTAATTCGTTTAAGTGAGGATGTTTGTTGGGATGGTAGTTATTTTTATAactttaaagagaaaattaattaATCAACTCTTTCCTGTAGATCATGTTCATCCAATTTGCTTGCCGTACACAGAGGATCTCAGGCGCTATCAACCCTCGCGCTATATCGTCACAGGATGGGGTTACACAGGGCCTTTGACATTGAGAAACTCGAGTTTTTCAAACATACTTCAAAAGGCAACTCTTTTCCCAGTCAATCGTACCCGATGTCAGGCTTGGTTGAATAGTTTCCCAAAAGGTTTAGTTTTGCATGACGGGCAATTATGCACAGAAGGGAGAGAGCCGAATTTATCTGACACCTGTGCCGGAGATGGTGGGGCACCGTTGGGGTACGGTGCTAAACTCTATGGGACACGTTTCGTGCAGTTTGGTATCGTTTCGTATGGAGTGGAGTGCGGTACAGCTGCGTCTGCTGTCTATACAAATGTTTCTTATCACATGGACTGGATTTTTGCGAATATGAGACCATGAGTAAAGTAAATTAATAGCGTTTTGACCATGCTTCTTCTTAATTAACGTAAGATAGTCCGTATTAATTCCACTGTGTTTTCATTAAGGGGTTATgcataaataacgtagcattttggggggtaacGGGGGTACACCAAATTTGCGACGAAGTGTGTCGAGTGGTAAAGTAGGGGAAGTTGTGCGACGGTATTAAGTTTAATAGTTTTTTGACGGGCgtcaaaaccaattttttttattcatttcgtttatttgataggcacaaatgcgttagcttgacgGTGCCAAATTCCAAAACCAATTGATTAGAGAAaataatttaatgttcctccattcttaagagaaataaatttaaatttacaaaagctACTTTTCACGCGGAGTTTTTCGATTCTCAGAATTGCTAActagcaaaaaaatgaaaatcataCGGATTTAACttactacattagttagctaatcttgctcaCTAGTAGacttgtttatgtttatgtttattaccttcacccttggccccaatggtggttgcttaaactaattacatttcaaaatTGCCAAtattatcgcattccgcgtccggttgaagtcaaaggccgtcgccacactgttaaaaattcgctgaagtccggtaacagcgctctggcaaccatagttggtttctcctgaacggaactcgcagaagagagttattacgtagacagcgcacctgggttcgagtcccgacccccgcacatagggtaaaaatatttcataagagatttttctaacccgaagaggcgaatgaccttaatgttaaaacctttataatcaaaaaaaagttattacgtagagctcgaacttGGGCTTGAAAATCCAGACGTCCACTCTGGCAGaaagtaagtccgagacgaacagggctcgagagcagtccctccgaatgctgagtgtatcgagatGTATCAACTGGCTGTGACGTTTAAGATAttgttaaaattaaaatcattatGCGCAATGAGTTGCAGCATAAAAAACAATTATAAATGATGGTTCTTGAGTTGCAGCATAAAAACAATTATAAATGATGGTTCTTGGGGAAAATGATTTGAACGTACACGGCACACCCTACATAAGAAGCACGGTGGCCAGActtaccgatttatcggtagtcctaccgattttggtcttccctaccgattcaccgacgaccaaggcaaaactaccgatattttgtaatacctaccgaaaactaccgatttttattgattttggacacattctactcaacattcatttcttgggttggatttggtctgagatctgtgttttcagtagtttacaattctatgtcaacacttcgtttttgggacaacaaccctgcctaccgataactaccgataaacttttagtgaccctaccgatattaaggagttctatctggccaccctgataAGAAGGTATGCCTCAACATGCTCGCTTGAAAACCGATAAATATACTGGAGAAAAAGGCCGGAcgtcaaagaaaaaaaagtagagCGTCTGTCGTGTTCAGTTTGGGAAAAGAAGCCGACGGTACAAAAAGGTTGCGTGAGAAAAAGTTGGTGAGCCACTGCGGAAAAAGGAGCTAGGACAGTGCCAGGCGGGTGTTGATCGAGCAGGCGAAGTGTCCGAAACCGGACAAAAGACTAGTAACGGCATTCCGGCGGTTTCGCCCGGAAGATTGCCCCAGCGTACGACGGTTCATTTTATCCACCCCGCCATTACGGAGAAGAGTGATCACCGCGTGACAAAAAGTTTGCAGCCGCTGCGAAAAAAAGGAGCCAGCGTCGTGAAAGGCGGTCATCAACGGAGCAGGCGAAGTGCCCCGGAACAGGACAAAGGGACAGCAACGGTATTCCTGTGGTTCCGCCAAGAAGAAGTCTCAGTGTACGCCTGTTGATTCTTTTCGCCCCGCCGCTCCGGAACAGAATGCAATCGGAATCTTCCTCTTCACACATCCGCCGGGGATCGTGACGGTGTGAGTCCTGGTGCGATTGTTCGTGGCGCGGGCAAAGTGAAGATTGGGCGGCGCGGTAACGACGGAGTGCGACACATCCTCGTGGTCAAATGACGACAAAGAAGACTGCGATGGCTCAAAGTTGAGTGCACCCATTCATATTCCCTTTTAAGAAACCATCCATTTTTTGGGGCTATTAGATGACAGATTTGGGTATAGccaatttttgttttacatGGCCAACGGCAGTTtgaatctgtttcgccatggaaGATGTCGAAGGGTGAACCAAcccctcaagtgcaaagactggttttaccaacaaattttcatcctagtgagaaattttggtgtttaccaaattttcctccttagggtgaaatatagcataatattccaacgttgagcggaccaacgcacaataaagcgatttaagacagtaTACGTCTCTGAAGTTTTTCATTTTTGAAGTATGTAATTTGAACGTTAGTACCGAATTcataatgactccgagatccttgatgtgagagtgtcttggaatgctcgagtcgaagaaATAATAATCAAACTGACGTAACGATTGAACatttactcgggtttaaaaccattctgtttagatcacaccacgtagtAAAGCactccagttccctctgaagaagctcggcatcggttgtATCCtgtatttgtcgaaaaaatttcatgtcgttggcgaaagaaaggcgaagtccttgtaatgtgatattgacgtcattaaaatagaggaggaatattactggaccgagatggcttccttgtggtatgccgaatgtagcgaagaatggtgcagatagacagtagCTCATGCTggtttggagttgccttccatcgaggtaggaacgaaaccagcgcagttctccatgaataccgagtttgtccagcttcgctaatTCGATattatggttgattttgtcgaaggccgcaaataggtccatgtaaatagcatcggcgTGCAacccgtcagcgaatccatgttgtgaacgagagcaggttggtcgttgttgatcgtttaggcataaaaccgtgttggtcgtctgtaatgtagtgtttgcagtgaaagaggCACGCGTCATTTGTTCCCCtttcctgtcagcatacgaccacagatcCCGCCGGATCTGCACTAATGCCGCATCCATTCGAAACGAAACTGAGTCTGGCTCCAACCTCAACCGCTGTCACAAtctatgaactgacagcagttggtGCCAAAACTCGACCCGGTTCATTACAAGCTGAGATAGAACATGTaaggggtcatgcataaatgacgtagcattttggggtgTAGGGGGGTATACcgaatttgtgacgaagtgtgacgaggggaacggtagggtcagaagttgtgcgacgtagcattaagtttttttttgacgggcatcaaaacccattgattagGGGAAACAATTTAGtaattagtccaggtgtttgcgtttcgacttcgtctcttcagaaccacggcACTTGACGATACACCGGGCTGACGCtaagtccaaaattggaaacactactTGTGAACACACTAAACGACTTTTACCTGACAATGTCCTGTTCGtgaagaggttctgtttgctgaTGAGACCTACTTAAATCGAACCTTGTTTTCCGTTAAGCAGGCGAATGCTAGCAAATGCTATATTgctccctaaggagaaaattggtttaaaaccGTCATTATGcatgaagggcacaaaacctaactataGTTAGTCAGCAATCAGAACCTCTTCACCTACGGGACATCGTGAGGTAAAAGTCGTTTGGTGTGTTTACAagtagtgtttccaattttggacttaGAGTCAGTCCGGTGCATTGTCgtaacgcaaacacctggactaattaTAGTTAGGTTGTGTGCCCTTCATCAAACATGTAAGGATATGTAtctaaaagaattgaaaaacctatgtaattttttttcattccccGGCTGCGTTGGTCATGGAGGGGGCTAcagaaatgctacgttatttacaagggggaggttataATTTTGTGACCGAATGATACGAGGGGGGaaggaggggtcgaaaatcgtcgaaaaaagctacgtcatttgtgtatggCCCCTAATCAAGAATCCGTCGCGATTACATATGacctcatgaaaaaccacaTATGAGTTTTCATATATTTAGTAGATTGATTAAAATTAAATCTGAAACGTCGGTTTCGACAGCACAAGGCATAAAGtaactttacgcttgtccggacatgccgcagactgtGTTGATCCGcaaatgccaaaatatcctgacccctgcgttgcagaagacaaagagttaagtcgccgggaaaccCTAAaattgctcatatgaccctattgcacgcttttctaaactttcgtccttcaactccttgttcttccttgagtacttgagctcttaatattgaaaaatatttcacactatCCGTCGTTACAACAAAAAAAGTCTGAAACTTACTATATTTGGAATCATaaccatattgaaaaaaatcaaattaactctTATTGGTATACCCATGTTTTTCTACGCTTTTTCGCGTTTTTaagaggttt carries:
- the LOC131688352 gene encoding uncharacterized protein LOC131688352; translated protein: MYTFGAIALAGLLLLLLILYEIYLRSLPSYKAAAQFPGYRVYPVVQNIFAALFKGQAEGFARTRKWAKEHNGQSYRFLIRGVLFVQAIQYKDVEMLLSSSRLIRKSALYKLTIPFIGKGLLNSSGDKWHNRRRILTPTFHFNILQSFLQTFHDECAKLITHLYEAADCDAITALQPLSTKVTLNTICETAMGVTLDSTEMADVYKNNIREVGKVIQHRMMNPLLFEDFIFKLLGYQAKFDKILEPIHNFTRNIIKQRRDLFHANVKNIDEVSDENVYMNIKQRYAMLDTLLLAEARNQIDTKGIQEEVDTFTFEGHDTTASAFVFIFLLIATHADVQERLVEELNLVINSRPEPSASLTVQNYNDLKYMDRVIKEALRIYPPVPFISREITEDVHYDGKTVPKGSIFNIEIYDLHRDPEQYPDPERFDPDRFLPEQVAKRNPYSYVPFSAGPRNCIGEYGYHNFQYYKKSFWFFLLLLRTVSSSQHNPQQCGIPKIDGNELIVHGQTTSPGDWPWHVALYHRKGRSVEYACGGTIINDQYVLTAAHCVMNIANGFQLAPNRIFVRMGIHDLESFDPKSAQQHEVGKIHKFENFTRLTDDIALLELSTIIRFNPYVQPACVNLEPNITGEFGTVVGWGLTEDDVTSVTLKQAEMPVIDPLTCLRSDRVLFGQTLNEGLFCAGYTNGTSVCNGDSGGGLFFRRANTWFLGGIVSFSQTRSGGTNYCYTKGYGAFTQVQKYLSWMREITKMPLVPDSDVRICKPEVPDPAKTYPNYLPRQCGVYIPNRILGGQNARVFEFPWMAILQTDEKNFLCPGTLINKRYILTAAQCITNQLPKKAILGEHTIEQDTDCNGMEDCAPPVRQYKIECVITHPDYSWRHKQNDIALIRLSEDVCWDDHVHPICLPYTEDLRRYQPSRYIVTGWGYTGPLTLRNSSFSNILQKATLFPVNRTRCQAWLNSFPKGLVLHDGQLCTEGREPNLSDTCAGDGGAPLGYGAKLYGTRFVQFGIVSYGVECGTAASAVYTNVSYHMDWIFANMRP